One part of the Sulfolobus tengchongensis genome encodes these proteins:
- a CDS encoding TrpB-like pyridoxal phosphate-dependent enzyme — protein sequence MVKEDEILPKYWYNIIPDLPKPLPPPRDPQGAEFSRIDLLRSILPKEILRQQFTIERYVRIPEEVRDRYISIGRPTPLFRARRLEEYLKTPARIYFKFEGATPTGSHKINTAIPQAYFAKEEGINHVVTETGAGQWGTAVALAASMYNMKSTIFMVRVSYEQKPMRKSIMQLYGANVYASPTNLTEFGRKILEANPQHPGSLGIAMSEAIEYALKNEFRYLVGSVLDVVLLHQSVIGQETMAQLDLLGENADVLIGCVGGGSNFGGFVYPFIGSKRGRRYIAVSSAEIPKFSKGEYKYDFPDSAGLLPLVKMITLGKDYVPPPIYAGGLRYHGVAPTLSLLIKEGIIEWREYNEREIFEAAKIFMETQGIVPAPESAHAIKAVIDEAVEARKSREKKVIVFNLSGHGLLDLSNYESMMKRLAGNG from the coding sequence ATGGTAAAAGAAGACGAAATTTTGCCTAAGTATTGGTACAATATAATTCCGGATTTGCCTAAACCATTACCTCCGCCTAGAGATCCCCAAGGTGCTGAATTTTCAAGAATTGATTTGTTAAGAAGCATATTGCCTAAGGAGATTTTAAGACAACAGTTTACTATAGAAAGATATGTAAGAATACCGGAAGAAGTAAGAGATAGGTATATATCGATAGGAAGACCAACTCCTTTATTCAGAGCAAGGAGGTTAGAAGAATATTTAAAGACACCGGCAAGGATTTACTTTAAATTTGAAGGCGCTACACCTACCGGTTCTCATAAGATAAATACTGCAATACCACAAGCGTATTTTGCAAAAGAAGAAGGTATAAATCATGTAGTTACTGAAACTGGAGCTGGTCAATGGGGAACTGCAGTAGCATTAGCTGCAAGTATGTATAACATGAAAAGTACAATATTTATGGTAAGGGTTAGTTATGAGCAGAAACCAATGAGAAAAAGTATTATGCAGTTGTATGGTGCTAATGTATATGCAAGTCCTACAAATTTAACTGAATTTGGGAGAAAGATATTAGAAGCTAATCCTCAGCATCCTGGATCCTTAGGTATAGCAATGAGTGAGGCTATAGAATATGCTCTTAAGAATGAGTTCAGATATTTAGTAGGCAGTGTTCTAGATGTAGTCTTGTTGCACCAGAGTGTGATTGGTCAAGAGACTATGGCACAATTGGATTTATTAGGGGAAAATGCTGACGTCCTAATCGGATGCGTTGGAGGAGGCAGTAATTTTGGTGGTTTTGTTTATCCTTTTATTGGAAGTAAAAGAGGTAGACGATATATTGCTGTAAGTTCAGCAGAGATTCCTAAATTCAGTAAAGGTGAGTATAAATATGATTTTCCAGATTCGGCTGGGCTTTTGCCTTTAGTGAAAATGATAACGTTAGGCAAGGATTATGTTCCACCACCCATATATGCAGGTGGATTAAGATATCACGGTGTAGCACCCACACTCAGTCTATTGATAAAGGAAGGCATAATAGAGTGGAGAGAATATAATGAAAGAGAAATTTTTGAGGCAGCTAAGATATTTATGGAAACCCAAGGTATTGTCCCAGCTCCAGAGTCAGCTCATGCTATAAAGGCTGTAATTGATGAAGCCGTAGAAGCTAGGAAAAGTAGGGAGAAAAAAGTTATAGTATTTAATCTGAGTGGGCATGGTCTATTAGACCTATCAAATTACGAATCTATGATGAAAAGGTTGGCTGGAAATGGGTAA
- the trpA gene encoding tryptophan synthase subunit alpha — MGKLFVLYMTVGYPNEQGFKEFITKAVDNGVDILELGIPPKYAKYDGPVIRKSYDKVRGLDIWSLLGYVSEKVDIPIIALTYLEEWINQLGNFLDRLKEIKLDGVLFPDLLIDYIDEFEKIDKIIKSKGIKDVIFTSPSVPDLLIHRVSKISDLFLYYGVRPTTGVPIPVSVKQLINRVRNIVDNKLVVGFGLSNESDLRDALSAGADGVAIGTAFIEEIERNGIDSAVNLVKKIRVILDEYQ; from the coding sequence ATGGGTAAGCTATTTGTGTTATATATGACTGTAGGTTACCCTAATGAGCAAGGATTCAAAGAATTCATCACTAAAGCTGTTGATAACGGTGTGGATATATTAGAGCTAGGGATACCTCCAAAGTATGCTAAGTATGATGGTCCAGTAATAAGGAAAAGTTATGATAAAGTTAGAGGTCTAGATATTTGGTCTTTACTAGGATATGTTAGTGAAAAAGTAGATATTCCAATAATAGCACTGACTTATCTAGAAGAATGGATCAACCAACTAGGTAATTTTTTGGATAGATTAAAAGAAATTAAATTGGACGGAGTTTTATTTCCAGATTTACTCATCGATTATATTGATGAATTTGAGAAAATCGATAAGATAATAAAGAGTAAAGGTATAAAGGACGTTATTTTTACCTCGCCCTCTGTTCCAGATCTTTTAATTCATAGAGTGTCTAAGATTAGTGACTTATTCTTATATTATGGTGTCAGGCCCACTACTGGCGTACCAATACCAGTATCAGTAAAACAACTGATTAATAGAGTTAGGAATATAGTGGATAATAAATTAGTAGTAGGATTTGGGCTATCTAACGAATCTGATTTAAGAGACGCCTTAAGCGCAGGTGCTGATGGAGTAGCTATTGGAACAGCGTTCATAGAGGAGATTGAAAGAAATGGAATTGATTCTGCTGTAAACTTAGTTAAGAAAATTAGGGTGATTTTGGATGAATATCAATGA
- the trpD gene encoding anthranilate phosphoribosyltransferase produces the protein MNINEILKKLINKSNLEIEEAEELAKAIIRGDVPEILTSAILVALRMKGESISEIVGFARAMRELAIKIDVHNAIDTAGTGGDGLSTVNVSTASAILLSLVNPVAKHGNRAVSGKSGSADVLEALGYNIVVPPEKAKELIHKTNFVFLFAQYYHPAMKNVANVRRTLGIRTIFNILGPLTNPANAKYQLMGVFSKDYLNLLSKSALELDFKKIVLVHGEPGIDEVSPIGKTFLSIVTNGNIEEITINVTDFGISPIPIDRLIVNSSEDSAIKIIRAFLGKDEDVARFLRINTAVGLFVLDKVSDFREGYEYAGYLIDKSIDKLNEIISLNGDLNRLKAIMARVNGS, from the coding sequence ATGAATATCAATGAAATTTTGAAGAAGCTTATAAATAAATCTAATTTGGAAATTGAAGAAGCCGAAGAATTAGCTAAAGCTATAATTAGAGGGGATGTCCCAGAGATTCTGACATCAGCAATTCTTGTAGCCCTAAGGATGAAAGGTGAAAGTATAAGTGAGATAGTTGGGTTTGCAAGAGCTATGAGAGAGCTTGCTATTAAAATAGATGTTCATAACGCGATAGATACTGCTGGCACTGGAGGAGATGGTTTAAGTACAGTAAATGTTAGTACGGCTAGTGCTATTCTACTAAGTTTAGTCAATCCAGTTGCTAAACATGGGAATAGAGCAGTAAGTGGGAAAAGTGGCAGTGCGGACGTGCTCGAAGCTTTAGGATATAACATTGTAGTGCCTCCAGAAAAGGCTAAAGAGTTAATACATAAGACTAATTTCGTTTTCCTCTTTGCTCAATATTATCATCCTGCTATGAAGAACGTAGCAAATGTAAGAAGGACCTTAGGAATTAGGACAATTTTTAATATTTTAGGCCCATTAACGAATCCAGCTAATGCAAAATATCAATTAATGGGAGTGTTTTCGAAAGACTACCTAAATCTTCTGTCAAAAAGCGCATTAGAACTCGATTTTAAAAAGATAGTATTAGTACATGGAGAACCTGGTATAGATGAAGTTAGTCCAATAGGTAAAACCTTCTTAAGCATCGTTACTAATGGTAATATAGAAGAGATTACAATTAATGTAACGGATTTCGGGATATCTCCTATTCCAATTGATAGGCTAATTGTTAACTCATCTGAGGATTCTGCAATAAAAATAATTAGGGCCTTTTTGGGTAAAGATGAGGATGTAGCAAGATTTTTAAGAATTAACACAGCAGTGGGTCTTTTCGTACTAGATAAAGTAAGCGATTTTAGAGAAGGCTATGAGTACGCGGGATATTTAATAGATAAGTCGATAGATAAACTAAATGAGATAATATCGCTTAATGGTGATTTAAATAGATTGAAAGCAATAATGGCGAGAGTCAATGGTAGTTAA
- a CDS encoding N-(5'-phosphoribosyl)anthranilate isomerase, with product MVVKLKICGNATLSDIIEISKLDVDYVGIVTDPISQRFAKKEFIGFVKKYIGKPIVNVMVNIQINNKIVDELKTSDYIQIHRVLNDSELEILRSYDTKRIILYVPASFEYKKYLDKVVNIVDMVLIDSVRKGVSVDFNVFASFIREYPNLGVGGKINIENALSFINLNPAWIDISSSVEIYPGKKDLTKVKKIVEVVKYGDPFNK from the coding sequence ATGGTAGTTAAGCTAAAGATTTGTGGTAATGCCACACTATCTGATATCATAGAGATATCTAAACTTGATGTAGATTATGTAGGAATTGTTACTGATCCAATTAGTCAGAGATTTGCTAAGAAGGAATTTATAGGTTTCGTCAAAAAATATATAGGAAAACCAATAGTAAATGTAATGGTAAATATACAAATAAATAACAAAATTGTCGATGAACTGAAAACATCAGACTACATACAAATACATAGAGTATTAAATGACTCAGAGTTAGAGATTCTTAGATCCTATGATACAAAACGAATCATATTATATGTACCCGCTTCATTTGAATACAAGAAGTATCTAGATAAAGTTGTGAATATCGTGGATATGGTACTTATTGATTCGGTAAGAAAAGGAGTTAGTGTAGATTTTAATGTGTTTGCTAGTTTTATCAGAGAGTACCCCAATTTAGGTGTAGGTGGGAAAATTAACATAGAAAATGCTCTCAGTTTTATTAATTTAAATCCTGCTTGGATTGATATTTCTAGCAGTGTAGAAATCTATCCTGGGAAAAAAGATCTTACAAAGGTTAAAAAAATTGTTGAGGTAGTTAAATATGGAGATCCATTCAATAAGTGA
- a CDS encoding anthranilate synthase component I gives MEIHSISEFASPFDVFKCVERNFKVAGLLESISGPQYKARYSIIAWTNKNHIRIHDDPLNALSANIKGLHKLEIPGLFKGGMIGYISYDAVRFWEKIKDIKPVAEEWPYAEFFIPDNIIVYDHNEGKVYVDADLSSIGGCKDIGDFKVSFYDESLNKNNYEKIVSESLEYIRSGYIFQVVLSRFYRYLFKGDPLKMYYNLRRINPSPYMFYLKFDERYLIGSSPELLFRVQDNIVETYPIAGTRPRGSDQEEDLKLELELLNSEKDKAEHLMLVDLARNDLGKVCVPGTVRVPELMFIEKYSHVQHIVSKVVGTLKKKYNGLNVLSATFPAGTVSGAPKPMAMNIIETLEEYKRGPYAGAVGFISADGDAEFAIAIRTAFLNKDLLRIHAGAGIVYDSNPESEYFETEHKLKALKVAIGVS, from the coding sequence ATGGAGATCCATTCAATAAGTGAGTTTGCATCACCATTTGACGTGTTTAAGTGTGTAGAGAGAAACTTTAAGGTAGCTGGCTTATTAGAAAGTATATCAGGACCTCAATACAAGGCTAGATATAGCATAATAGCATGGACAAACAAGAATCATATAAGAATTCATGATGACCCTTTAAATGCACTTAGTGCTAACATAAAAGGCTTACATAAATTGGAGATTCCAGGCTTATTTAAAGGCGGAATGATAGGGTATATAAGTTACGATGCTGTAAGATTCTGGGAAAAAATAAAAGATATTAAACCAGTTGCAGAAGAGTGGCCATATGCAGAATTTTTCATTCCCGATAACATTATAGTATATGACCATAACGAAGGCAAAGTTTATGTTGATGCTGATTTAAGTAGCATAGGTGGTTGTAAAGATATAGGAGATTTTAAGGTTAGTTTTTATGATGAATCTCTAAATAAAAACAACTATGAGAAGATAGTTTCAGAGTCTTTAGAATATATAAGATCTGGATATATATTCCAAGTTGTATTATCTAGATTTTATAGATATTTATTCAAGGGAGATCCACTAAAGATGTATTATAATTTGAGGAGAATAAATCCCTCTCCTTATATGTTTTATCTTAAATTTGATGAAAGATATCTAATAGGCTCTAGTCCTGAGTTATTATTTAGGGTACAAGATAATATTGTTGAAACTTATCCAATAGCTGGTACAAGACCTAGGGGTTCTGATCAAGAAGAAGATCTTAAGTTAGAATTGGAATTGTTAAATTCTGAAAAGGATAAAGCAGAGCATTTAATGCTTGTTGACTTAGCTAGAAACGATTTAGGTAAGGTCTGTGTACCAGGGACAGTTAGGGTACCTGAACTAATGTTCATAGAAAAGTATAGTCATGTTCAACATATAGTATCCAAGGTTGTAGGAACACTAAAAAAGAAGTATAATGGATTAAATGTTTTGTCAGCTACTTTTCCAGCTGGAACTGTAAGCGGAGCCCCAAAACCTATGGCAATGAATATTATTGAAACTCTAGAGGAATATAAAAGGGGCCCTTATGCTGGTGCAGTAGGTTTTATCTCAGCAGATGGTGATGCTGAATTTGCAATAGCTATAAGGACGGCATTTTTAAATAAAGACCTATTACGAATACATGCTGGTGCAGGTATAGTATATGATTCTAATCCCGAGTCGGAGTATTTTGAAACTGAACATAAATTAAAGGCGTTAAAAGTAGCGATAGGGGTAAGTTAG
- a CDS encoding aminodeoxychorismate/anthranilate synthase component II translates to MDLTLIIDNYDSFVYNIAQIIGELGSYPIVIRNDEISVKGIERIDPDRIIISPGPGTPEKQEDIGITLDVIRSFGKKIPILGVCLGHQAIGYAFGARIRRAKRVFHGKISNIIIVNNNVPPLYYGVPKEFKATRYHSLVVDDVNSPLVIDARSSEDDEIMAIHHEEYPIYGVQFHPESVGTPIGYKILYNFLNRI, encoded by the coding sequence ATGGATTTAACTTTAATAATAGATAATTACGATAGTTTCGTCTATAATATAGCGCAAATAATTGGCGAGTTAGGAAGTTATCCTATTGTTATCAGAAATGATGAAATAAGTGTAAAGGGTATAGAGAGAATAGATCCAGATAGGATTATAATATCACCAGGGCCAGGTACACCAGAAAAGCAAGAAGATATAGGGATAACATTGGATGTTATAAGGTCTTTTGGTAAGAAAATTCCTATATTGGGAGTGTGTTTAGGTCACCAAGCTATTGGATATGCATTTGGAGCTCGGATAAGAAGAGCCAAAAGAGTTTTCCATGGGAAGATCAGCAATATAATTATAGTAAACAATAACGTCCCACCCTTATATTACGGTGTTCCTAAGGAGTTTAAGGCTACTAGATATCACAGCCTAGTGGTTGATGATGTTAATAGTCCATTAGTTATTGATGCAAGATCGAGTGAGGATGATGAAATTATGGCTATCCATCATGAAGAATATCCAATATACGGTGTTCAGTTTCATCCAGAGAGTGTGGGAACTCCGATAGGGTATAAGATACTTTATAATTTCTTGAACAGAATATAG
- the trpC gene encoding indole-3-glycerol phosphate synthase TrpC, whose translation MPRYLKGWLKDVVELSSKRSPVSVSRERPLFSLYKRILEFNNIGVNAIIAEYKRKSPSGLEIEKDPIEYAKFMEKYAVGISILTEEKYFGGSYNILRNIANSISIPILMKDFIVKETQIDDAYNLGADTILLIVRILTERELESLLEYARSYGMEPLVEINDERDLEIALRVGAKLIGVNSRDLETFAIDKEKQKRLISNIPSDIVKVAESGISERSEINELRKLGVNAFLIGTTLMKNPEKIKEFI comes from the coding sequence ATGCCACGATATCTTAAAGGTTGGCTGAAAGACGTAGTAGAATTATCTTCAAAGCGATCTCCAGTTAGTGTCTCTAGGGAAAGACCTCTCTTTTCCCTATATAAGAGGATTTTAGAGTTTAATAATATCGGTGTTAACGCTATTATAGCAGAATATAAACGCAAATCTCCCTCTGGATTAGAGATAGAGAAAGATCCCATAGAGTACGCTAAGTTTATGGAAAAATATGCTGTAGGTATTAGTATATTAACAGAAGAGAAGTATTTTGGAGGATCTTATAATATTTTAAGGAATATAGCAAATTCTATTTCAATTCCCATATTAATGAAAGATTTTATTGTTAAAGAGACTCAAATTGATGATGCATATAATCTAGGTGCTGACACAATACTACTAATAGTTAGAATATTGACTGAAAGAGAATTGGAAAGTTTGTTGGAATATGCTAGGAGTTATGGTATGGAACCTTTAGTTGAAATAAATGACGAAAGAGATTTAGAAATAGCGTTAAGAGTAGGGGCAAAGCTAATAGGGGTTAATTCAAGGGATCTAGAAACCTTTGCAATAGATAAAGAAAAACAAAAAAGGCTAATCTCGAACATACCATCAGATATTGTGAAGGTAGCAGAAAGTGGGATTTCTGAAAGAAGCGAAATAAACGAGTTAAGGAAATTAGGTGTAAATGCTTTTCTAATAGGCACTACACTAATGAAAAATCCAGAGAAGATTAAAGAATTTATATAA
- a CDS encoding pyridoxal phosphate-dependent aminotransferase, producing MASLLDFNTNLSQITGETTLLYKDIARNVEKTKRIKIIDFGIGQPDIVTFKRIRDAAKEALDQGFTFYTSAFGIEELREKIAQYLNTRYGIDVKKDEVIITPGAKPALFLSFILYINPGDEILLPDPSFYSYAEVVKLLGGKPVYTNLKWSREEGFFIDVDDLQSKISSKTKMIVFNNPHNPTGTLFSPNDVKKVIDIARENKIILLSDEIYDNFVYEGKMKSTLEDADWRDYLIYVNGFSKTFSMTGWRLGYIVARRDVIQKMGVLAANIYTAPTSFVQKAALKAFDTFDEVNEMVKLFKRRRDVMYNELSKIKGIQVSKPNGAFYMFPNVREILDVSKLDVKSLAIKLIEEKGVVTIPGEVFPLNIGKDFIRLSFAVNEEVIREGVQKIKEFVEEMMKP from the coding sequence GTGGCTTCTTTATTAGATTTCAATACAAACCTTTCCCAAATTACTGGGGAAACTACTTTATTGTATAAAGATATAGCGAGGAATGTAGAAAAAACTAAGAGAATTAAGATAATTGATTTTGGAATAGGGCAACCAGATATAGTAACGTTTAAACGTATAAGAGATGCTGCTAAAGAAGCTTTAGATCAAGGATTTACCTTTTATACGTCTGCATTTGGTATCGAGGAATTAAGAGAAAAGATTGCACAGTATCTAAATACTAGGTATGGTATCGATGTTAAAAAAGACGAGGTAATCATTACCCCTGGTGCTAAACCTGCACTTTTCTTGTCGTTTATTTTATATATTAATCCCGGCGACGAGATCCTATTACCAGATCCTTCTTTCTACTCATATGCAGAAGTTGTAAAGTTACTTGGAGGAAAACCAGTTTACACTAATCTAAAATGGAGCAGAGAAGAAGGATTCTTTATAGACGTGGATGATTTACAATCTAAAATATCTAGTAAAACTAAGATGATAGTCTTTAACAATCCCCATAACCCTACTGGAACATTATTTTCCCCAAATGATGTTAAAAAAGTGATTGATATAGCCAGAGAGAACAAAATAATATTATTATCTGATGAAATTTACGACAATTTTGTTTATGAAGGTAAAATGAAGAGTACTCTAGAAGATGCAGATTGGAGAGACTATTTAATTTACGTCAATGGCTTTAGCAAAACCTTCTCTATGACTGGATGGAGATTAGGATATATCGTAGCCAGACGTGATGTTATACAAAAGATGGGAGTACTAGCTGCTAATATTTATACTGCTCCTACGAGTTTTGTGCAGAAGGCTGCTTTAAAAGCCTTTGACACTTTTGATGAAGTTAACGAAATGGTTAAGTTGTTTAAGAGGAGAAGAGACGTAATGTATAATGAATTAAGTAAAATTAAAGGGATTCAAGTATCTAAACCTAATGGCGCCTTCTATATGTTTCCTAATGTTAGAGAAATATTAGATGTAAGTAAGCTGGACGTCAAGTCATTAGCTATAAAGTTAATTGAGGAGAAAGGTGTAGTAACTATACCTGGTGAAGTATTTCCGTTAAATATAGGTAAGGATTTCATTAGGCTAAGTTTTGCCGTAAACGAAGAAGTTATTAGAGAGGGAGTACAAAAAATTAAAGAATTCGTAGAAGAGATGATGAAACCCTGA
- a CDS encoding valine--tRNA ligase produces MEEWPKHYNPKEIEEKWQKIWLSEEYWKDVFRFKDEDEKSPVFVIDTPPPFTSGELHMGHAYWVTIADTISRYKRLAGYNVLIPQGWDTQGLPTELKVQYRLGIPKENRQLFLQKCIEWTEDMIRKMKEAMIRLGYRPEWERFEYRTYESKYRKVIQRSLIDMYKMNLMEMREGPVIWCPKCETALAQSEVGYLEKEGVLAYIRFPIKEGGEIIIATTRPELLAATQAVAVNPDDERYKNLVGKTAIIPIFNNEVKIIADDAVERDFGTGAVMISTYGDPQDIRWQLKYNLPVKVIIDERGRITNTNGILDGLKVEQAKNKMLEILKNSGYLVKVEKLKHNVLSHVERSDCLSPVEFLVKKQIYIKILDKKQKLLEEYKKMKFKPSRMSYYLEDWIKSLEWDWNITRQRVYGTPLPFWYCENGHLVPAKEEELPIDPTKTKPPIERCPVCGLELKPVTDVADVWIDSSVTVIFLTNFYENKKMFERTFPASLRLQGTDIIRTWLFYTFFRTLMLTNNVPFSMVLVNGQVLGPDGTRMSKSKGNVVSPLDRIDEFGADSIRMALLDASIGDDFPFKWDVVRGKKMLLQKLWNASRLVYPFIAKQKIDKPMDLHLVDKWILQEHKKFVNKAINAYENYDFYLVLQELYNYFWEIVADEYLEMIKHRLFENDLSAKYTAQRIIKDIIVLLHPIAPHITEEIYSRLFGYKKSILLEELPRVSDIEEDKKIEELGEIIKKTNSMIRSEKIKNRLSMNTPVSVKLYASKRFIELLKEVENDIRKTLKITTLELIESNEEKVEVRPSNQPMGV; encoded by the coding sequence ATGGAAGAATGGCCAAAACATTATAATCCTAAGGAAATTGAGGAAAAATGGCAAAAAATCTGGCTTAGTGAAGAATACTGGAAAGACGTGTTCAGATTTAAAGATGAAGATGAAAAGTCTCCCGTATTCGTTATAGATACACCGCCTCCCTTCACGAGTGGAGAGCTTCACATGGGACATGCATACTGGGTTACAATAGCCGATACCATAAGCAGATATAAGAGGTTAGCGGGATATAACGTCTTAATACCTCAAGGATGGGATACACAAGGCTTGCCTACAGAATTAAAAGTGCAATATAGATTGGGTATTCCTAAGGAGAATAGGCAATTATTCCTCCAAAAATGTATAGAATGGACTGAGGATATGATTAGAAAAATGAAAGAAGCTATGATTAGACTAGGATATAGACCTGAATGGGAGAGATTTGAATATAGAACTTATGAATCAAAATATAGAAAAGTTATACAGAGAAGTCTAATCGATATGTATAAAATGAATTTAATGGAAATGAGAGAAGGGCCAGTAATCTGGTGTCCAAAATGCGAAACTGCATTAGCTCAGAGTGAAGTTGGTTACTTGGAGAAGGAAGGAGTATTAGCATACATTAGATTTCCGATAAAGGAAGGAGGAGAGATAATAATAGCCACGACTAGGCCAGAATTATTAGCTGCAACCCAAGCAGTAGCAGTAAATCCAGATGATGAAAGATACAAAAACTTAGTTGGAAAAACTGCAATAATTCCAATATTTAATAATGAGGTTAAGATTATAGCAGATGATGCTGTTGAAAGAGATTTTGGAACTGGTGCGGTAATGATAAGCACTTACGGTGATCCTCAAGATATAAGATGGCAACTGAAATATAATCTACCAGTAAAGGTTATTATTGATGAGAGGGGAAGAATTACAAATACTAATGGAATACTAGACGGATTGAAGGTAGAACAAGCAAAAAATAAAATGCTAGAGATCTTGAAGAATTCTGGATATTTAGTTAAGGTTGAGAAATTAAAGCACAACGTATTATCACATGTAGAAAGAAGCGATTGCCTATCTCCAGTAGAATTCTTAGTTAAAAAACAAATATATATTAAGATATTGGATAAAAAACAGAAATTACTCGAAGAATACAAAAAAATGAAATTTAAGCCATCTAGAATGTCCTACTATCTTGAGGATTGGATAAAAAGTTTAGAATGGGATTGGAACATAACGAGACAGAGAGTTTATGGAACACCATTACCTTTCTGGTATTGTGAAAATGGCCATCTAGTTCCGGCTAAGGAAGAGGAGTTACCAATAGATCCGACTAAAACTAAACCACCTATTGAGAGATGTCCAGTTTGTGGGTTAGAACTTAAACCAGTTACTGATGTAGCTGATGTTTGGATAGATTCTAGCGTAACTGTAATTTTTCTTACCAATTTTTATGAAAATAAAAAGATGTTCGAAAGAACTTTTCCTGCATCACTAAGATTACAAGGTACTGATATAATTAGAACTTGGTTATTTTACACATTCTTTAGAACTTTAATGTTAACCAATAATGTCCCGTTTTCAATGGTACTTGTAAATGGTCAAGTTCTTGGACCAGATGGTACTAGAATGAGCAAAAGTAAAGGCAATGTAGTATCACCATTAGATAGAATAGATGAATTTGGAGCAGACTCAATTAGAATGGCGCTTTTAGATGCGAGCATAGGTGACGATTTCCCATTTAAATGGGATGTTGTAAGAGGAAAGAAGATGCTATTACAAAAATTATGGAACGCGAGTAGATTAGTATACCCGTTTATAGCTAAGCAAAAAATTGATAAACCAATGGATCTTCATCTTGTAGACAAGTGGATCTTGCAAGAACATAAGAAGTTCGTTAATAAAGCTATAAACGCATATGAGAACTACGACTTTTATCTTGTGCTTCAAGAACTTTACAACTACTTCTGGGAAATTGTAGCTGACGAATATCTAGAAATGATAAAACATAGGTTGTTTGAAAATGATTTATCTGCTAAATATACAGCACAAAGGATCATAAAGGATATAATAGTATTATTGCACCCTATAGCTCCACACATCACAGAGGAAATTTACAGTAGGCTGTTTGGTTATAAAAAGAGCATATTACTAGAGGAGTTGCCGAGAGTTAGTGATATTGAAGAAGATAAAAAGATAGAAGAATTAGGAGAAATTATAAAGAAAACTAATTCAATGATAAGGTCAGAGAAAATAAAGAATAGACTATCGATGAATACTCCCGTTAGCGTGAAATTATATGCTAGCAAACGATTTATAGAATTATTAAAGGAAGTAGAGAATGATATAAGAAAAACTTTAAAAATAACTACATTAGAGCTTATTGAATCAAACGAAGAAAAAGTAGAAGTAAGACCAAGCAATCAGCCCATGGGAGTTTAG